The following proteins are encoded in a genomic region of Burkholderia pyrrocinia:
- the glmS gene encoding glutamine--fructose-6-phosphate transaminase (isomerizing), which translates to MCGIVGAVAQRDIVPILIEGLRRLEYRGYDSCGVATVVDGQARRERSVSRVADLDAHVRSAGLTGSTGIAHTRWATHGAPATCNAHPIFSRDEIALVHNGIIENHETLRKQLSDEHYEFDGQTDTEVVAHLIHSMYRGDLLAAVRDATSQLHGAYAIAVFSKHEPQRLIGARAGSPLVVGLKDGECFLASDALALAGITDRFIFLEEGDIVELTPNGARVLDRTGAPVERTIQTVSSAQAVVELGPYRHFMQKEIFEQPQAVAATIPDAGLFDPSVFGPDAARAFEQIDNVLILACGTSHYSGLTARRWLETIARVPAQVEIASEYRYSDALALPNTLVVSVSQSGETADTLAALKYAQALGHIDTLAICNVPTSAMMRQTGLRFLTRAGPEIGVASTKAFTTQLVALFILAVTLGRLRGYVDDAQLARYTMQLRRLPGALDEVLGLEPQIERWAAEFAQHENALFLGRGLHYPIALEGALKLKEISYIHAEAYPAGELKHGPLALVTHTMPVATIAPNDALLEKLKSNMQEVRARGGQLYVFADADTRIDNSEGVSVLRMPDYYGLLSPILHVVPLQLLAYHAACLRGADIDKPRNLAKSVTVE; encoded by the coding sequence ATGTGTGGCATCGTCGGCGCGGTCGCGCAACGGGACATCGTTCCGATTCTGATTGAAGGTTTGCGGCGCCTCGAATATCGCGGCTACGATTCATGCGGGGTGGCGACGGTCGTCGACGGCCAGGCGCGCCGCGAGCGCAGCGTATCGCGCGTCGCCGATCTCGACGCGCACGTGCGCAGCGCCGGCCTGACCGGCAGTACCGGCATCGCGCACACGCGCTGGGCGACGCACGGCGCGCCGGCGACCTGCAACGCGCATCCGATCTTCTCGCGCGATGAAATCGCACTCGTTCACAACGGCATCATCGAGAATCACGAAACGTTGCGCAAGCAACTTTCAGACGAGCACTACGAATTCGACGGACAGACCGACACCGAGGTCGTTGCTCACCTGATCCACAGCATGTATCGCGGCGACCTGCTCGCCGCCGTGCGCGATGCGACGTCGCAGCTTCACGGCGCCTACGCGATCGCGGTGTTCAGCAAGCACGAGCCGCAGCGGCTGATCGGCGCGCGGGCCGGCTCGCCGCTCGTCGTCGGCCTGAAGGACGGCGAATGCTTTCTCGCGTCCGACGCGCTCGCGCTCGCCGGCATCACCGACCGCTTCATCTTTCTCGAGGAAGGCGACATCGTCGAGTTGACGCCGAATGGCGCGAGGGTCCTCGATCGCACCGGCGCACCGGTCGAGCGCACGATACAAACCGTTTCCTCCGCGCAGGCCGTGGTCGAACTCGGGCCGTACCGGCATTTCATGCAGAAGGAGATTTTCGAGCAACCGCAGGCCGTGGCCGCGACCATCCCCGATGCGGGGCTGTTCGATCCGTCGGTATTCGGCCCGGACGCCGCGCGGGCGTTCGAGCAGATCGACAACGTGCTGATTCTCGCGTGCGGCACGAGTCATTATTCCGGGCTGACCGCCCGCCGCTGGCTCGAAACGATCGCGCGCGTGCCCGCGCAGGTCGAGATCGCGAGCGAATACCGTTACAGCGACGCGCTCGCGCTGCCGAACACGCTGGTGGTGAGCGTGTCGCAATCCGGCGAGACCGCCGACACGCTCGCCGCGCTCAAATACGCGCAGGCGCTCGGCCACATCGACACACTGGCGATCTGCAACGTGCCGACCAGCGCGATGATGCGTCAGACCGGCCTGCGCTTCCTGACGCGCGCCGGCCCGGAAATCGGCGTCGCGTCGACCAAGGCGTTCACGACCCAGCTCGTCGCGCTGTTCATTCTCGCCGTCACGCTCGGGCGGCTGCGCGGCTACGTCGACGACGCGCAGCTCGCGCGCTACACGATGCAATTGCGGCGACTGCCCGGCGCGCTCGACGAAGTGCTCGGACTCGAGCCGCAGATCGAGCGCTGGGCGGCGGAATTCGCGCAGCACGAGAATGCGCTGTTTCTCGGGCGCGGGCTGCACTACCCGATCGCGCTCGAGGGTGCGCTGAAGCTGAAGGAGATTTCGTATATCCATGCGGAAGCGTATCCCGCGGGCGAGCTGAAGCACGGGCCGCTGGCGCTCGTGACCCACACGATGCCTGTCGCGACGATCGCGCCAAACGACGCGCTGCTCGAAAAGCTCAAGTCGAACATGCAGGAAGTGCGGGCGCGCGGCGGGCAGCTTTACGTGTTTGCCGATGCCGATACGCGGATCGACAACAGCGAAGGCGTGTCGGTGCTGCGGATGCCGGATTACTACGGGCTGCTGTCGCCGATCCTGCACGTCGTGCCGTTGCAGCTGCTCGCGTATCACGCGGCGTGTTTGCGTGGGGCGGATATCGACAAGCCGAGGAACCTGGCGAAATCGGTGACGGTTGAGTGA